In Bradyrhizobium sp. 1(2017), one DNA window encodes the following:
- a CDS encoding amino acid ABC transporter substrate-binding protein, with product MKHFRHIGLALAATFVVSQAGAQELTGTLKNIKDTGAITLGFRDSSIPFSYLDDNQKPVGFAMDICYKIVDAVKKELKLDKLEVKLNPVTSATRIPLMANGTIDLECGSTTNNAERQKQVAFTNTHFLTASRYVFKKSSGLKSIDDLKGKTVVSTAGTTNIKQLTEANVEKKLGANIIPAKDHAEAFLMVETDRAVAFVMDDILLASLVAGSKAPGDYAISKDAFSKPEPYGIMLRKDDAAFKKVVDAATAALYTSGEAQKIYDKWFTAKIPPKGLNLNTPISAELKNEFAKPSDSPNPDDYK from the coding sequence GTGAAACATTTCCGCCACATCGGGCTCGCGCTCGCCGCGACCTTCGTCGTCAGCCAGGCCGGGGCCCAGGAGCTGACCGGCACGCTGAAGAACATCAAGGATACCGGTGCGATCACGCTCGGCTTCCGCGATTCCTCGATCCCATTCTCCTATCTCGACGACAACCAGAAGCCCGTCGGGTTCGCGATGGACATCTGCTACAAGATCGTCGATGCCGTGAAGAAGGAGCTCAAGCTCGACAAGCTCGAGGTCAAGCTCAACCCGGTGACCTCGGCGACCCGTATTCCGTTGATGGCCAACGGCACGATCGACCTCGAATGCGGCTCGACCACCAACAATGCCGAGCGCCAGAAGCAGGTCGCCTTCACCAACACCCACTTCCTGACCGCGAGCCGCTACGTGTTCAAGAAGTCGAGCGGCCTCAAGTCGATCGACGACCTCAAGGGCAAGACCGTGGTCTCGACCGCCGGCACCACCAACATCAAGCAGCTCACCGAGGCCAACGTCGAGAAAAAGCTCGGCGCCAACATCATTCCGGCCAAGGATCACGCCGAAGCCTTCCTGATGGTCGAGACCGATCGCGCCGTCGCCTTCGTCATGGACGACATTCTGCTGGCGAGCCTCGTTGCCGGCTCGAAGGCGCCAGGGGACTACGCCATCTCCAAGGATGCGTTCTCCAAGCCCGAGCCCTACGGCATCATGTTGCGCAAGGACGACGCCGCCTTCAAGAAGGTGGTCGATGCCGCGACTGCCGCGCTCTACACCTCCGGCGAGGCCCAGAAGATCTACGACAAATGGTTCACGGCCAAGATCCCGCCGAAGGGTCTCAACCTCAACACGCCGATCTCGGCCGAGCTGAAGAACGAGTTCGCCAAGCCGTCGGACTCGCCAAACCCGGACGATTATAAGTAA
- a CDS encoding amino acid ABC transporter permease: MNYNWNWGIFFQPNPMGTGTYLDMLLSGLALTLKTAVLAWIIALVTGSIVGVMRTLPSKGATWFGFAYVEFFRNMPLLVQLFLWFFVLPEILPKAAGLWLKQLPNAPFWTAAIGVGLFMSARVAVQLQAGIGSLPRGQKMAATALGLTTVQGYRYVLLPMAFRIILPPLTSEFLNTIKNTAVAITIGLLELTGQARSMQEFSFQVFEAFTAATILYLLVNAVVVTAMRFLERWVAIPGYITGK; the protein is encoded by the coding sequence GTGAACTACAACTGGAACTGGGGAATCTTTTTCCAGCCGAACCCGATGGGGACCGGCACCTATCTCGACATGCTGCTGTCGGGGCTGGCGCTGACCCTCAAGACAGCGGTGCTGGCCTGGATCATCGCGCTGGTCACCGGCTCGATCGTCGGCGTCATGCGCACGCTGCCCTCGAAAGGCGCCACCTGGTTCGGCTTTGCTTATGTGGAATTCTTCCGCAACATGCCGCTGCTGGTGCAGCTCTTCCTGTGGTTCTTCGTGTTGCCGGAAATCCTGCCGAAGGCCGCCGGGCTGTGGCTGAAGCAGCTGCCCAACGCGCCGTTCTGGACGGCGGCGATCGGCGTCGGCCTGTTCATGTCGGCGCGCGTGGCCGTGCAGCTGCAGGCCGGCATCGGCTCGCTGCCGCGCGGGCAGAAGATGGCGGCGACTGCGCTGGGCCTCACCACCGTGCAGGGTTATCGCTACGTGCTGCTGCCGATGGCGTTCCGCATCATCCTGCCGCCGCTGACCTCCGAGTTCCTCAACACCATCAAGAACACCGCGGTCGCGATCACCATCGGCCTGCTCGAGCTGACCGGACAGGCGCGCTCGATGCAGGAATTCTCGTTCCAGGTGTTCGAGGCCTTCACCGCCGCGACCATCCTCTACCTCCTCGTCAACGCCGTCGTCGTGACCGCGATGCGCTTCCTCGAGCGCTGGGTCGCGATCCCCGGCTACATCACGGGGAAATAA
- a CDS encoding amino acid ABC transporter permease, with the protein MLGNFDFDVIRRALPYLFYEGMTFTLTLTALAALGGLIFGTALALMRLSGLKLLGRIAGIYVDFMRSLPLVLVIFWFYFLVPYIGQWVTGASRPISVGAFASSLITFIMFEAAYFSEIMRAGIQSISRGQPAAASALGLTYAQTMRYVVLPQAFRNMLPVLITQTIVLFQDTSLVYVLSITDFLGAASKVAQRDGRLVEMYLFAAVVYFTISCIASFGVRRLQARIAIIR; encoded by the coding sequence ATGCTCGGTAATTTCGATTTCGACGTCATCCGCCGCGCACTGCCCTATCTGTTCTACGAGGGCATGACCTTCACGCTGACGCTGACGGCACTCGCAGCGCTCGGCGGCCTCATCTTCGGCACGGCGCTCGCCCTGATGCGTCTGTCCGGCCTCAAGCTGCTCGGACGCATCGCCGGCATCTATGTCGACTTCATGCGCTCGCTGCCGCTGGTGCTGGTGATCTTCTGGTTCTACTTCCTGGTGCCCTATATCGGGCAATGGGTGACCGGCGCCTCGCGCCCCATCAGCGTCGGCGCCTTCGCCTCCTCGCTCATTACCTTCATCATGTTCGAGGCGGCGTACTTCTCCGAGATCATGCGCGCCGGCATCCAGTCGATCTCGCGCGGACAGCCGGCCGCGGCGAGCGCGCTGGGGCTGACCTACGCCCAGACCATGCGCTACGTCGTGCTGCCGCAGGCGTTCCGCAACATGCTGCCGGTTCTGATCACGCAGACCATCGTGCTGTTCCAGGACACCTCGCTGGTCTACGTCCTGTCGATCACGGACTTCCTGGGAGCGGCGAGCAAGGTGGCGCAACGCGACGGGCGCCTGGTCGAAATGTACCTGTTCGCAGCGGTCGTCTACTTCACCATTTCCTGTATCGCGTCCTTCGGCGTTCGCCGGCTCCAGGCGCGCATCGCCATCATTCGATAG
- a CDS encoding amino acid ABC transporter ATP-binding protein: MIEISHVNKWYTPTFQVLTDCTTSVTKGEVVVVCGPSGSGKSTLIKCVNALEPFQSGDILVDGTKVNDPKTNLPKLRSRVGMVFQHFELFPHLKIIDNLCLSQEKVLGRSHAKAVTKGMQLLERVGLKEQAQKFPAQLSGGQQQRVAIARALAMDPIVMLFDEPTSALDPEMVSEVLDVMVDLAREGMTMMVVTHEMGFARKVANRVIFMDRGEIVEDAPKDDFFGKPRSDRAQKFLSKILSH; encoded by the coding sequence ATGATCGAAATCAGCCACGTCAACAAATGGTACACCCCGACCTTCCAGGTGCTGACGGATTGCACCACCAGCGTCACCAAGGGCGAGGTGGTCGTGGTCTGCGGCCCCTCGGGGTCGGGCAAGTCGACGCTGATCAAATGCGTCAATGCGCTGGAGCCGTTCCAGAGCGGCGACATCCTGGTCGACGGCACCAAGGTCAACGATCCCAAGACCAATCTGCCGAAGCTGCGCTCGCGCGTCGGCATGGTGTTCCAGCACTTCGAGCTGTTCCCGCACCTGAAGATCATCGACAATCTCTGCCTCTCGCAGGAGAAGGTGCTGGGCCGGTCGCACGCCAAGGCGGTGACGAAGGGCATGCAGCTGCTCGAGCGCGTCGGCTTGAAGGAGCAGGCGCAGAAATTTCCCGCCCAGCTCTCCGGCGGCCAGCAGCAGCGCGTCGCCATCGCGCGCGCGCTCGCGATGGATCCGATCGTCATGCTGTTCGACGAGCCGACCTCGGCGCTCGATCCTGAAATGGTCAGCGAAGTCCTCGACGTCATGGTCGATCTCGCCCGCGAAGGCATGACCATGATGGTCGTCACTCACGAGATGGGTTTTGCCCGCAAGGTCGCCAACCGCGTCATCTTCATGGATCGCGGCGAGATCGTCGAGGACGCCCCGAAGGACGATTTCTTCGGCAAGCCGCGCAGCGACCGCGCGCAGAAGTTCTTGTCGAAGATCCTTTCCCACTAA
- a CDS encoding D-amino-acid transaminase, with amino-acid sequence MDSIAYVNGSFVPLSDAKVSILDRGFLFADGIYEVSAVLDGKLVDNASHLARLERSVGEIKLKLPETVERITELQKELIARNKVEDGLVYLQVTRGADTGRDFAFPKGDVKSSLVMFTSEKDIINAASAKSGINVITVPDIRWERRDIKSVALLAQVLAKQAAAEAGAGEAWMLEDGYVTEGGSSSAFILTKDDVIVTRKNSNAILPGCTRKAVVALAEERQLRVEERSFTVAEALAAKEAFATSASLFVQPVVAIDGKKVGDGKPGPMATRLREIYVDFAKATAV; translated from the coding sequence TTGGACTCGATCGCCTATGTCAACGGCTCATTCGTCCCGCTCTCGGACGCGAAGGTCTCGATCCTCGACCGCGGCTTCCTGTTCGCCGACGGCATCTACGAGGTCTCCGCCGTGCTCGACGGCAAGCTGGTCGACAATGCCTCGCATCTGGCGCGGCTGGAGCGCTCGGTCGGAGAGATCAAGCTGAAGCTGCCCGAGACGGTCGAGCGCATCACCGAGCTGCAGAAGGAGCTGATCGCGCGCAACAAGGTCGAGGACGGCCTCGTCTACCTCCAGGTCACGCGCGGTGCCGACACGGGCCGCGACTTCGCGTTTCCCAAGGGCGACGTCAAGTCGAGCCTGGTGATGTTCACCTCGGAGAAGGACATCATCAATGCGGCGTCGGCCAAGTCCGGCATCAACGTGATCACCGTGCCCGACATCCGGTGGGAACGCCGCGACATCAAGAGCGTGGCGCTGCTGGCGCAGGTGCTGGCCAAGCAGGCCGCGGCGGAAGCCGGCGCCGGCGAAGCCTGGATGCTGGAAGACGGCTACGTCACCGAAGGCGGCTCGTCTTCCGCGTTCATCCTCACCAAGGACGACGTCATCGTCACCCGCAAGAATTCCAACGCGATCCTGCCGGGCTGCACCCGCAAGGCCGTGGTGGCGCTCGCCGAGGAGCGCCAGCTCCGCGTCGAGGAGCGTTCCTTTACAGTAGCCGAGGCGCTGGCCGCGAAGGAGGCCTTTGCGACGTCGGCTTCACTGTTCGTCCAGCCGGTGGTTGCGATCGACGGCAAGAAGGTCGGCGACGGCAAACCCGGCCCGATGGCCACGCGCCTGCGCGAGATCTATGTGGATTTCGCCAAAGCGACGGCGGTCTGA
- a CDS encoding carboxymuconolactone decarboxylase family protein produces the protein MKPRMNYYQAAPDTIKALMALEAQIQSTGLEKSLIELVKIRASQINGCAYCINMHTEDARKRGETEQRIYLLDAWRESPLYSDRERAALAWTESVTLISQTRAPDDVYEQVRAQFSEEETVNLTMLIAAINAWNRIAISFRAVHPVKVKASAA, from the coding sequence ATGAAGCCCCGCATGAATTACTATCAGGCCGCGCCCGACACGATCAAAGCGCTGATGGCCCTGGAGGCGCAGATCCAGTCGACGGGCCTGGAGAAATCGCTGATCGAGCTGGTCAAAATCAGGGCCTCGCAGATCAACGGCTGTGCCTATTGCATCAACATGCACACCGAGGACGCCCGCAAGCGCGGCGAGACCGAGCAGCGCATCTACCTGCTCGACGCCTGGCGCGAATCACCGCTCTATTCCGACCGCGAGCGCGCGGCGCTGGCCTGGACGGAATCGGTGACGCTCATTTCGCAGACACGCGCCCCTGATGATGTCTACGAACAGGTCCGCGCGCAGTTCTCCGAGGAGGAGACGGTGAACCTGACCATGCTGATCGCCGCCATCAACGCCTGGAACAGGATCGCGATCTCGTTCCGCGCGGTGCACCCGGTGAAGGTGAAGGCGTCGGCGGCGTAG
- a CDS encoding MDR family MFS transporter, whose translation MSTLQPTVNAAAGLPAPAAPVTPAVSARTWIAVIGATLGAFMAVLNIQIVNASLADIQGAIGAGIDDGGWISTSYLVAEIVVIPLSGWLAQVFSIRIYLLTNAILFLVLSAACALAQNLSQMIVLRAVQGFTGGVLIPMAFTLIITLLPRAKQPVGLALFALSATFAPAIGPTIGGYLTENFGWQYIFYVNLVPGAIMVGMLWYALDAKPMKLSLLREGDWAGIITMAIGLSALQTVLEEGNKDDWFGSPFIVKLSVIAAVALIAFLIIELTVKKPLLNLRLLARRNFGFGMLANFLLGIALYGSVFILPQYLARIQGYNAEQIGMVLAWTGLPQLVLIPLVPRLMQRFDARLVIGVGFVLFAASNFMNIYMTSNYAADQLLWPNVVRAIGQALVMAPLSAVATSGIEPENAGSASGLFNMMRNLGGAVGIALLQTVLTKREQYHSNVLMQSVSVFEQATRMRLEQLTQYFINHGVLDHADAARRAYVAIGRIVQKQAYILAFSDTFYLLGMALIVALIAVLFLKKSGQMSAGGAH comes from the coding sequence ATGAGCACGCTCCAACCCACTGTCAACGCCGCGGCCGGCCTCCCCGCTCCTGCTGCCCCCGTCACGCCCGCGGTTTCTGCACGAACATGGATCGCGGTGATCGGCGCGACGCTGGGTGCCTTCATGGCGGTGCTGAACATCCAGATCGTCAACGCCTCACTGGCCGACATCCAGGGCGCGATCGGCGCCGGCATCGACGACGGCGGCTGGATCTCGACCTCCTATCTGGTCGCCGAGATCGTGGTGATCCCGCTATCCGGCTGGCTCGCCCAGGTGTTCTCGATCCGGATCTATCTTCTCACCAACGCGATCCTGTTCCTGGTCCTGTCGGCAGCCTGCGCGCTGGCGCAGAATCTGTCGCAGATGATCGTGCTGCGCGCGGTGCAGGGCTTCACCGGCGGCGTGCTGATCCCGATGGCCTTCACGCTGATCATCACGCTGCTCCCACGCGCCAAGCAGCCGGTCGGGCTCGCGCTGTTCGCGCTGTCGGCGACGTTCGCGCCCGCGATCGGCCCGACCATCGGCGGCTATCTCACCGAGAATTTCGGCTGGCAATACATCTTCTACGTCAACCTCGTGCCCGGCGCGATCATGGTCGGCATGCTCTGGTACGCGCTCGACGCAAAGCCGATGAAGCTGTCGCTGCTGCGCGAGGGCGACTGGGCCGGCATCATCACCATGGCGATCGGCCTGTCCGCGCTCCAGACCGTGCTGGAGGAAGGCAACAAGGACGACTGGTTCGGCTCGCCGTTCATCGTGAAGCTCTCGGTGATCGCCGCCGTTGCGCTGATTGCGTTCCTGATCATCGAGCTCACGGTGAAGAAGCCGCTGTTGAACCTGCGCCTGCTGGCTCGCCGCAATTTCGGCTTCGGCATGCTCGCGAACTTCCTGCTCGGCATCGCGCTCTACGGTTCGGTGTTCATCCTGCCGCAATATCTGGCTCGCATCCAGGGCTACAATGCCGAACAGATCGGCATGGTGCTGGCATGGACCGGGCTGCCGCAGCTTGTCTTGATCCCGCTCGTGCCGCGCCTGATGCAGCGGTTCGACGCACGGCTCGTCATCGGCGTCGGCTTCGTGCTGTTCGCTGCCTCCAACTTCATGAACATCTACATGACCAGCAACTATGCCGCCGATCAGCTGCTGTGGCCCAACGTCGTCCGCGCGATCGGCCAGGCGCTGGTCATGGCGCCGCTGTCGGCGGTCGCGACATCAGGCATCGAGCCGGAAAACGCCGGCTCGGCGTCCGGTCTGTTCAACATGATGCGTAACCTCGGCGGCGCCGTCGGCATCGCGCTGCTCCAGACCGTGCTGACCAAGCGCGAGCAGTATCACTCCAACGTGCTGATGCAGTCGGTCTCGGTGTTCGAGCAGGCGACGCGCATGCGGCTGGAGCAGCTCACCCAGTATTTCATCAATCACGGCGTCCTCGACCATGCGGATGCCGCGCGCCGCGCCTATGTCGCGATCGGCCGTATCGTGCAGAAGCAGGCCTATATCCTCGCCTTCAGCGACACCTTCTATTTGCTCGGCATGGCCCTGATCGTTGCCCTGATCGCGGTCCTCTTCCTGAAGAAGTCCGGCCAGATGTCCGCCGGCGGAGCCCACTGA
- a CDS encoding HlyD family secretion protein, whose protein sequence is MSNASYVAETNEQTGLRPSRQAIRRAAIGLALALGIAVAGHYGYDYLTTGRYLESTDDAYVKADSTIIAPKVSGYIARVLVGDNEKVKAGQPLAKIDDRDFKAALDQARADVAAGEASVRNIDAQLELQQPIIAQSTADVAAADANLKFAQEERARYDDLMKSGSGTIQRAQQTDAALRASTAQLQHAKSGLLAAQRKVDVLTTQRAQATAQLDRARAVAQQAALNLSYTEITAPVDGTVGARSLRVGQYVQAGTQLMAVVPLDAVYVVANFKETQLTHMRPGQPVELRVDSFRNRPLRGHVDSLSPASGLEFALLPPDNATGNFTKIVQRVPVKIVLDDHELTGLLRPGMSAVPTVDTKQAVLAERETTRHLANNTSRPHGG, encoded by the coding sequence ATGTCGAACGCCTCTTATGTCGCTGAAACCAATGAACAAACTGGGCTTCGCCCGTCCCGCCAGGCGATCAGGCGCGCAGCCATTGGCCTGGCACTGGCGCTCGGCATCGCAGTCGCCGGCCACTACGGCTATGACTATCTGACGACCGGCCGCTACCTCGAATCGACCGACGACGCCTATGTGAAGGCTGATTCCACGATCATCGCGCCCAAAGTCTCCGGCTATATCGCAAGGGTGCTGGTCGGCGACAACGAGAAGGTCAAGGCGGGGCAGCCGCTGGCCAAGATCGACGATCGTGACTTCAAGGCAGCGCTCGACCAGGCCCGTGCCGATGTCGCCGCCGGCGAGGCCTCGGTCCGCAACATCGATGCGCAGCTCGAATTGCAGCAGCCGATCATCGCGCAGAGCACCGCCGACGTGGCTGCGGCGGACGCCAATCTGAAATTCGCGCAGGAGGAGCGCGCCCGCTACGACGACCTCATGAAGTCGGGCTCCGGCACGATCCAGCGCGCGCAGCAGACCGACGCAGCGCTGCGCGCCAGCACCGCGCAATTGCAGCACGCGAAATCCGGCCTCCTCGCCGCGCAGCGCAAGGTGGACGTGCTCACCACCCAGCGCGCCCAAGCGACGGCCCAGCTCGACCGCGCTCGCGCGGTGGCGCAGCAGGCGGCGCTGAACCTGTCCTACACCGAGATCACCGCGCCGGTCGACGGCACGGTCGGCGCACGGAGCTTGCGCGTCGGCCAGTACGTGCAGGCCGGCACGCAGCTGATGGCCGTGGTGCCGCTCGATGCCGTCTATGTCGTTGCGAACTTCAAGGAGACTCAACTCACGCATATGCGCCCGGGCCAACCGGTCGAGCTGCGCGTCGACAGCTTCCGCAACCGGCCCCTGCGTGGCCATGTCGACAGCCTGTCGCCGGCAAGCGGGCTCGAATTTGCGCTGCTGCCGCCGGACAACGCCACCGGCAATTTCACCAAGATCGTGCAGCGCGTCCCGGTGAAGATCGTGCTCGACGATCATGAGCTCACCGGCCTGTTGCGGCCCGGCATGTCGGCGGTGCCGACCGTCGACACCAAGCAGGCCGTGCTGGCCGAACGCGAGACGACCAGGCATCTGGCCAACAATACTTCGCGCCCGCACGGCGGCTGA
- a CDS encoding LysR family transcriptional regulator, with product MDRFTSLTAFARVVETGGFSAAARKLNMSTTMVSNHVQALEDRLGVRLLNRTTRKVSLTEIGRAYYDRATQILGDLEQADDIASELQSVPRGTLRIHVATHMVPFAAPVVAQLLSTYPDLKIDLRMGESEVDLIEEGYDVALRMIAPPDSSLIVRSLATWRHVLCCSHEYLEKHGRVQTLDELAAHDCARHLNYPFGDEWRFFDRKGAPASVRISGRFVTNSGEALRKVALEGAAVCLMAGFLVQDDLEAGRLVRLLPEYRPVEMSMNAVYPHRHHLSAKVRTFIDMLVQHSAEQQKLINPYS from the coding sequence TTGGACCGCTTTACCAGCCTCACTGCCTTCGCCCGGGTGGTTGAAACCGGCGGCTTCTCGGCAGCCGCCCGCAAGCTCAACATGTCGACCACCATGGTGAGCAACCACGTTCAGGCGCTGGAAGACCGGCTCGGCGTGCGGCTGCTCAACCGGACCACGCGCAAGGTCAGCCTCACCGAGATCGGCAGGGCCTATTACGATCGCGCCACGCAGATCCTCGGCGATCTCGAGCAGGCCGACGACATCGCCAGCGAATTGCAATCGGTGCCCCGCGGCACGCTGCGCATCCACGTCGCCACGCATATGGTGCCGTTTGCCGCGCCGGTGGTGGCGCAATTGCTGTCAACTTATCCGGATCTCAAGATCGACCTGCGCATGGGCGAGTCCGAGGTCGATCTCATCGAGGAAGGTTACGACGTTGCCCTGCGCATGATCGCGCCGCCGGACTCGAGCCTGATCGTCCGCAGCCTCGCCACCTGGCGGCACGTGCTGTGCTGTTCGCACGAATATCTCGAGAAGCATGGTCGTGTTCAGACGCTCGACGAGCTCGCCGCGCATGATTGCGCACGCCACCTGAACTATCCCTTTGGCGACGAATGGCGGTTCTTCGACCGCAAGGGCGCTCCGGCCTCGGTCCGCATCTCGGGCCGCTTCGTCACCAATAGCGGGGAGGCGTTGCGGAAGGTGGCGCTGGAGGGCGCGGCCGTCTGCTTGATGGCCGGATTTCTCGTCCAGGACGATCTTGAGGCAGGCCGCCTGGTTCGGCTCCTGCCGGAATATCGCCCGGTCGAGATGTCGATGAACGCGGTCTATCCGCACCGCCACCATCTGTCAGCGAAGGTCAGGACCTTCATCGACATGCTGGTGCAGCATAGCGCCGAGCAGCAGAAGCTGATCAATCCTTATTCTTGA
- the iaaH gene encoding indoleacetamide hydrolase — translation MDFDQPTLTRAASDLRAGRVTSTTLTTEALARAKANGDLNAFVTLDEAGALKAAAAFDAAGDRSKPLGGVPIVIKDNIEVAGLPCSAGTPALKDYVPQADAPVAAKLRAAGAVIIGKTSMHELAFGISGYNTAFKTGAEFGVRNAYDRTLIAGGSSSGTGAAIGARIVAGGLGTDTGGSVRVPGALNGCASLRPTVGRYSQEGIAPISHTRDTAGPMAATMADVELLDRVIAGGDEVAPADLKQVRIGIVRSMLTNLDADTEVAFHAAIAKMKAQGITIVEIEMPELAELNGQVGFPVALYEAYDDMVAYLAHTGTGLTIEALANEISSPDVKGTYDGLVIPRKLPGPDNTLIDARPIYDAAIKTARPGLQALYSRTFADDRLDAIAFPTTPRVAIASNPDSSSLENFGLFIQNTDPGSNAGIPGIQIPIALGATSKLPIGLELDGPAGSDRRLLAIGMALDAVFGRLPPPAR, via the coding sequence GTGGATTTCGACCAGCCGACCCTGACCCGGGCTGCAAGCGACCTCCGTGCCGGGAGAGTGACTAGCACAACGCTCACGACGGAAGCTCTCGCCCGTGCCAAAGCAAACGGCGACCTCAATGCCTTCGTGACCCTGGATGAGGCCGGCGCCTTGAAAGCCGCGGCCGCGTTCGACGCGGCGGGCGACAGGAGCAAGCCGCTCGGCGGCGTGCCCATCGTGATCAAGGATAACATCGAGGTGGCCGGACTTCCCTGTAGCGCCGGCACACCTGCTCTGAAGGACTACGTTCCGCAAGCTGACGCTCCCGTTGCCGCGAAACTGCGCGCGGCGGGCGCGGTCATCATCGGCAAGACCAGCATGCACGAGCTCGCCTTCGGCATTTCCGGCTACAACACCGCGTTCAAGACCGGCGCGGAGTTCGGCGTGCGCAACGCCTATGATCGCACCCTGATCGCCGGCGGCTCCTCGTCCGGAACGGGTGCGGCGATCGGCGCGCGGATCGTTGCGGGCGGACTCGGCACCGACACGGGCGGATCAGTCCGCGTGCCCGGCGCGCTGAATGGATGCGCATCGCTGCGCCCGACCGTCGGGCGCTACTCGCAAGAAGGCATCGCGCCGATCTCGCATACGCGCGACACCGCAGGCCCGATGGCCGCGACCATGGCCGACGTCGAATTGCTCGACCGCGTCATCGCGGGAGGAGACGAGGTCGCGCCGGCTGATTTGAAGCAGGTGCGGATCGGCATCGTGAGGTCGATGCTGACCAATCTCGATGCCGACACGGAGGTCGCCTTCCACGCGGCGATCGCGAAAATGAAGGCGCAGGGTATCACGATTGTCGAGATCGAGATGCCTGAACTGGCCGAGCTCAACGGTCAAGTCGGCTTTCCCGTCGCGCTGTACGAGGCCTATGACGACATGGTCGCCTATCTCGCGCACACCGGCACCGGCCTCACCATCGAAGCGCTGGCGAACGAAATCTCAAGTCCCGACGTGAAGGGCACCTATGATGGCCTCGTCATCCCGCGCAAGCTGCCGGGCCCCGACAACACACTGATTGACGCCAGGCCGATTTATGATGCAGCGATCAAGACAGCACGGCCCGGGCTTCAGGCGCTATACAGCAGGACCTTTGCCGATGACCGGCTAGACGCCATCGCGTTCCCGACCACGCCGCGCGTCGCGATTGCCTCCAATCCCGACTCCAGCAGCCTCGAAAACTTCGGACTGTTCATCCAGAACACCGATCCCGGCAGCAATGCCGGTATTCCCGGGATCCAGATCCCGATCGCGCTCGGCGCCACGAGCAAATTGCCTATAGGGCTTGAATTGGATGGCCCCGCGGGCAGCGATCGCCGCCTGCTCGCAATCGGCATGGCACTCGACGCCGTGTTCGGGCGGCTGCCACCGCCGGCCCGCTAG